Proteins found in one Triticum urartu cultivar G1812 chromosome 4, Tu2.1, whole genome shotgun sequence genomic segment:
- the LOC125554717 gene encoding probable proline transporter 2, with protein MRAYPVRVDGPVGDELRQHGPEEAEERAGGADGDAIPDEEHREHAPAQPREEVDQADLPCTTRRGRRSPVKTRQNKATQRRSGRRSRRSRRSGRMLTESELLLQADADEDEADHVGAEVDEAGVQPGARLQPPPLAPVDHRFNSDPWYQVAFVLTTGVNSAYVLGYSGSLMVPLGWVGGSVGLLLAAAVSMYANSLLGRLHLLGGKRHIRYRDLAGHIYGPKMYKITWAMQYVNLFMINTGFIIIAGQALKALYLLISTDGAMKLPYCIAVSGFVCALFAFGIPYLSALRIWLGFSTIFSLTYIFAACVLSLKDGFRSPPRDYSIQGEPSSRVFTTIGAAASLVFAYNTGMLPEIQATVQAPVVKNIEKALWFQFTAGSVPLYAIIVIGYWAYGNQTTTYLLNNVTGPVWIKAVANLAAFLQTVIALHVIANT; from the exons ATGCGCGCGTACCCTGTTCGTGTAGATGGTCCAGTTGGTGATGAGCTCCGACAGCATGGCCCCGAGGAGGCCGAAGAGCGCGCAGGAGGCGCCGACGGAGACGCCATTCCTGATGAAGAGCACCGAGAGCACGCTCCCGCCCAGCCCCGAGAAGAGGTAGACCAGGCCGACCTTCCCTGCACGACGCGACGAGGGCGGCGAAGCCCGGTCAAAACAAGACAAAACAAAGCAACACAGCGTCGGTCGGGTCGCCGTTCTAGACGGAGTCGTCGGTCGGGTCGGATGCTTACAGAATCCGAACTGCTGCTCCAGGCGGACGCCGACGAAGATGAGGCTGATCATGTTGGCGCCGAGGTGGATGAGGCCGGCGTGCAGCCAGGTGCTCGTCTCCAGCCGCCACCCCTGGCCCCCGTGGACCACAGATTTAATTCAG ATCCATGGTACCAGGTGGCGTTCGTGCTGACCACCGGGGTGAACAGCGCCTACGTGCTGGGCTACTCGGGCTCGCTGATGGTCCCGCTGGGCTGGGTGGGCGGCTCCGTGGGCCTCCTCCTGGCCGCCGCCGTGTCCATGTACGCCAACTCGCTGCTGGGCCGCCTCCACCTCCTGGGCGGCAAGCGTCACATCAGGTACAGGGACCTCGCCGGCCACATCTACGGACCCAAGATGTACAAGATCACCTGGGCGATGCAGTACGTCAACCTCTTCATGATCAACACAGGCTTCATCATAATAGCAGGGCAAGCACTCAAG GCACTGTATTTGCTGATCAGTACCGACGGGGCTATGAAGCTGCCCTACTGCATCGCGGTGTCCGGGTTCGTGTGCGCGCTCTTCGCGTTCGGGATCCCGTACCTGTCGGCCCTGAGGATCTGGCTGGGCTTCTCCACCATCTTCAGCCTCACCTACATCTTTGCAGCCTGCGTGCTGTCGCTCAAGGACGGCTTCCGCTCGCCGCCTCGGGACTACAGCATCCAAGGAGAACCGTCGAGCAGGGTGTTCACCACCATCGGCGCGGCGGCGAGCCTGGTGTTCGCCTACAACACCGGCATGCTGCCGGAGATCCAGGCCACCGTGCAGGCGCCCGTGGTGAAGAACATTGAGAAGGCGCTGTGGTTCCAGTTCACCGCCGGCTCCGTGCCCCTTTACGCCATTATAGTCATCGGCTACTGGGCCTACGGCAACCAGACCACCACCTACCTGCTCAACAACGTCACTGGGCCCGTGTGGATCAAGGCCGTTGCTAACCTCGCTGCCTTCCTCCAGACAGTCATAGCACTACACGTAA tcgctaatacttga